TCGCGTTGTTTGATTTGTACCATAGTTCACTCGATTATGATGGCTGCGGTGATTTAGTAAATAAGGCCATGGCTTCAACATGACTGGTGTGTGCAAACATATCCATCACACCCGCAGCTTGCAAACAATATCCTTGCTGATGAATTAACAATTCGGCATCGCGTGCCAGCGTGGCTGGATTACACGATACGTAAACAATCCTTTGGACAGGTTTTTGGGCAAATTGTTCTAGTATTTCATACGCACCTGAACGTGGCGGATCGATAAGAATTTTAGCATAGTTTTCGTTAAACCACGGCGCTTTTTCGTGCAACTGCGTTAAATCGGCGGCATAAAATTCGGTATTGGCGAGTTTATTGTGCGCCGCATTATGAGTTGCGCGCACGCACATGCGTGGATCACCTTCTACTCCAATCACTTTGGCAGCACGCGTCGCAATGGGTAAAGTAAAATTTCCTAAGCCACAAAATAAATCTAAAATCGTTTCATCGGGTTTTGGATCCAGTAAGCTTAGCGCTTGTTCAATCATCAAAGGATTTAAACTGGGATTGATTTGAGTAAAATCTGTGGGATGAAAAAATAATTCTAAATTAAAATGATCCAATCGATACGAGAGTAACTCGTTATCATCGTCAGGATAGATTTTATGAATACTATCGGGTTTTCCAGGTTGTAAGTAAATGGCAAATTCGTGAATTTTCGCAAAGGCTGTTAAGGCATTTATTTCTTCTGAGGTTAATTCGCGCAAATGACGAATAATTAACGCCACAGTATCCGCACTCACCGCACATTCTAATTGCGCAATGTGTTCACGCGCAGTAAAGGTATCGAAAAATTCACGTAACAGGTGAATGCGTTTACCTAAACGGGGTTCGAGAATTTCGCACGAATTCATATTAGCGAGATAACGGCCATTGCGTTCACGAAAGCCGATGAGCATGGTATTTTTACTGAGTAAATATTTCGCGCCTAAGCGTGCTTTATGGCGATATCCCCACGTGTCGCATTGCAAGGGAGGTAACAGTGTTTGAGGTTGGGCTTTAGCAATGTGCTTGAGCATTTCTAATAATACGCGTTGCTTTAGTTCAATTTGCGCGGGTGAACTTAGGTGTTGCAAACTGCAACCCCCACACAATTGATAAAATTCACACCGCGGAGACACGCGCTCAGGTGCTGGGTTAATAATATTAACCGCCATGCCCTCGTTATAGCGACTGTGTTTGCGGGTTAATTGAAATTCTACCGTTTCACCTGGTAATGCCTGATCAATAAAATGAATTTTTTGATCAATATGTGCGATGCCACGGCCTTCATGACTTAAGGATTCTATGGTTGCGGTGTGGAGTTGATGACGATCAAACGATTTTCTCATAAGATTTAATTTCCTAAATTAAATATGCCATGCCTGTAAAAATTCATTAAGATGTGGTTTATTTT
The Legionellales bacterium genome window above contains:
- the rlmD gene encoding 23S rRNA (uracil(1939)-C(5))-methyltransferase RlmD, producing MRKSFDRHQLHTATIESLSHEGRGIAHIDQKIHFIDQALPGETVEFQLTRKHSRYNEGMAVNIINPAPERVSPRCEFYQLCGGCSLQHLSSPAQIELKQRVLLEMLKHIAKAQPQTLLPPLQCDTWGYRHKARLGAKYLLSKNTMLIGFRERNGRYLANMNSCEILEPRLGKRIHLLREFFDTFTAREHIAQLECAVSADTVALIIRHLRELTSEEINALTAFAKIHEFAIYLQPGKPDSIHKIYPDDDNELLSYRLDHFNLELFFHPTDFTQINPSLNPLMIEQALSLLDPKPDETILDLFCGLGNFTLPIATRAAKVIGVEGDPRMCVRATHNAAHNKLANTEFYAADLTQLHEKAPWFNENYAKILIDPPRSGAYEILEQFAQKPVQRIVYVSCNPATLARDAELLIHQQGYCLQAAGVMDMFAHTSHVEAMALFTKSPQPS